One genomic window of Solanum dulcamara chromosome 10, daSolDulc1.2, whole genome shotgun sequence includes the following:
- the LOC129870889 gene encoding NAP1-related protein 2-like isoform X1, translating into MGADKGKKQKVDEENNIDGELVVSIEKLQEIQDELEKINEEASDKVLEVEQKYNEVRKPVYDKRNNIIKAIPDFWLTAFLSHPVLGELLAEEDQKIFKFLSSIEVEESKDVKSGYSITFNFSANPYFENTKLSKTYTFLEDGPTKISATTIKWKEGMGIPNGIAHEKNGNKRSHAEESFFTWFSEVNQKDEDEDEALEIQDEVAEIIKDDLWPNPLTYFNNEPDEEDCDGDEGKGSEGSEDDEEDEDGDEE; encoded by the exons atggGTGCAGACAAAGGGAAGAAGCAAAAAGTGGATGAAGAAAACAACATTGATGGTGAGCTTGTTGTTTCCATTGAAAAATTGCAAGAAATTCAAGACGAGCTTGAGAAG ATCAATGAAGAAGCAAGTGATAAAGTATTGGAAGTGGAACAGAAGTACAATGAGGTCCGCAAGCCTGTCTATGATAAGCGAAACAACATCATTAAAGCTATTCCGGACTTCTGGTTGACTGCT TTTTTGAGCCATCCTGTTCTAGGTGAACTTCTAGCTGAAGAAGACCAAAAG ATCTTCAAGTTTCTAAGTTCTATTGAAGTGGAAGAATCTAAAGATGTGAAGTCGGGCTACTCGATCACCTTT AACTTCAGTGCAAATCCTTATTTTGAAAATACAAAGCTATCAAAGACCTATACCTTCCTTGAAGATGGACCGACAAAGATTTCTGCTACAACAATAAAATGGAAAGAAGGCATG GGCATCCCTAATGGAATTGCTCATGAGAAGAATGGAAACAAGCGATCTCATGCTGAGGAAAG CTTCTTTACATGGTTCAGTGAAGTCAATCAAAaagatgaggatgaggatgaAGCTCTAGAAATTCAGGATGAG GTTGCTGAGATAATTAAAGATGACTTGTGGCCGAACCCACTCACTTATTTTAACAAT GAGCCTGATGAAGAAGATTGTGATGGCGACGAG
- the LOC129870889 gene encoding NAP1-related protein 2-like isoform X2: MGADKGKKQKVDEENNIDGELVVSIEKLQEIQDELEKINEEASDKVLEVEQKYNEVRKPVYDKRNNIIKAIPDFWLTAFLSHPVLGELLAEEDQKIFKFLSSIEVEESKDVKSGYSITFNFSANPYFENTKLSKTYTFLEDGPTKISATTIKWKEGMGIPNGIAHEKNGNKRSHAEESFFTWFSEVNQKDEDEDEALEIQDEVAEIIKDDLWPNPLTYFNNEPDEEDCDGDEIVELVD, encoded by the exons atggGTGCAGACAAAGGGAAGAAGCAAAAAGTGGATGAAGAAAACAACATTGATGGTGAGCTTGTTGTTTCCATTGAAAAATTGCAAGAAATTCAAGACGAGCTTGAGAAG ATCAATGAAGAAGCAAGTGATAAAGTATTGGAAGTGGAACAGAAGTACAATGAGGTCCGCAAGCCTGTCTATGATAAGCGAAACAACATCATTAAAGCTATTCCGGACTTCTGGTTGACTGCT TTTTTGAGCCATCCTGTTCTAGGTGAACTTCTAGCTGAAGAAGACCAAAAG ATCTTCAAGTTTCTAAGTTCTATTGAAGTGGAAGAATCTAAAGATGTGAAGTCGGGCTACTCGATCACCTTT AACTTCAGTGCAAATCCTTATTTTGAAAATACAAAGCTATCAAAGACCTATACCTTCCTTGAAGATGGACCGACAAAGATTTCTGCTACAACAATAAAATGGAAAGAAGGCATG GGCATCCCTAATGGAATTGCTCATGAGAAGAATGGAAACAAGCGATCTCATGCTGAGGAAAG CTTCTTTACATGGTTCAGTGAAGTCAATCAAAaagatgaggatgaggatgaAGCTCTAGAAATTCAGGATGAG GTTGCTGAGATAATTAAAGATGACTTGTGGCCGAACCCACTCACTTATTTTAACAAT GAGCCTGATGAAGAAGATTGTGATGGCGACGAG